The following proteins are co-located in the Panthera uncia isolate 11264 chromosome F1, Puncia_PCG_1.0, whole genome shotgun sequence genome:
- the SLC30A1 gene encoding proton-coupled zinc antiporter SLC30A1 → MGCWGRNRGRLLCMLMLTFMFMVLEVVVSRVTSSLAMLSDSFHMLSDVLALVVALVAERFARRTHATQKNTFGWIRAEVMGALVNAIFLTGLCFAILLEAIERFIEPHEMQQPLVVLGVGVAGLLVNVMGLCLFHHHSGFGNDSGHGHSHGGHGHPKGARGKSNRTGSSDNSVTPGEQRPEQEETNTLVSNSSSSNGLKLDRPDPEKSRNDAVEVQVNGNLIREPDHMELEDDNKAGQLNMRGVFLHVFGDALGSVIVVVNALVFYFSWKGCPKGEFCVNPCIPDPCKAFVEIINSTHATVYEAGPCWVLYLDPTLCIVMVCILLYTTYPLLKESALILLQTVPKQIDIKNLIKELRGVEGVEEVHELHVWQLAGSRIIATAHIKCEDPASYMQVAKIIKDVFHNHGIHATTIQPEFASVGSKSSVVPCELACRTQCALKQCCGTRPQAPSGKDAEKAPTVSISCLELSDNLEKKPKRTKAESIPAVVIEIKKMPNKQPESSL, encoded by the exons ATGGGGTGCTGGGGTCGGAACCGGGGCCGGCTGCTGTGCATGCTGATGCTGACCTTCATGTTCATGGTGCTGGAGGTGGTGGTGAGCCGGGTGACCTCGTCCCTGGCGATGCTCTCCGACTCCTTCCACATGCTGTCGGACGTGCTGGCGCTGGTGGTGGCGCTGGTGGCTGAGCGCTTCGCCCGGCGGACCCACGCCACCCAGAAGAACACGTTCGGTTGGATCCGGGCCGAAGTGATGGGGGCTCTCGTGAACGCCATCTTCCTGACCGGCCTCTGCTTCGCCATCCTGCTGGAGGCCATCGAGCGCTTCATCGAGCCGCACGAGATGCAGCAGCCGCTGGTGGTCCTCGGGGTCGGCGTGGCCGGGCTGCTGGTCAACGTGATGGGGCTCTGCCTCTTCCACCATCACAGCGGCTTCGGCAACGATTCCGGCCACGGCCACTCGCACGGGGGTCACGGCCACCCCAAGGGGGCCCGCGGCAAGAGCAACCGCACCGGGAGCAGCGACAACAGCGTGACCCCAGGCGAGCAGAGGCCCGAACAGGAGGAGACCAACACCCTAGTGTCCAATAGCAGCAGCTCCAACGGGCTGAAACTGGACCGGCCAG atCCAGAAAAGTCCAGAAATGATGCAGTGGAAGTACAAGTGAATGGGAATCTTATCAGAGAACCTGACCATATGGAATTGGAAGATGATAATAAGGCTGGACAACTTAACATGCGTGGAGTTTTCCTGCATGTCTTTGGAGATGCTTTGGGTTCAGTGATTGTAGTAGTAAATGCCTTGGTCTTTTACTTTTCTTGGAAGGGTTGTCCTAAAGGGGAGTTTTGTGTGAATCCATGTATCCCTGACCCCTGCAAAGCATTTGTAGAAATAATTAATAGTACTCATGCAACAGTTTATGAAGCTGGTCCTTGCTGGGTGCTATATTTAGATCCAACTCTTTGCATTGTAATGGTTTGTATACTTCTTTACACAACTTATCCGTTACTTAAGGAATCTGCTCTTATTCTTCTACAAACTGTTCCTAAACAAATTGATATCAAAAATTTGATAAAAGAACTTCGAGGTGTTGAAGGAGTTGAGGAAGTTCATGAATTACATGTTTGGCAACTGGCTGGAAGCAGAATCATTGCCACTGCTCACATAAAATGTGAAGACCCGGCATCATACATGCAGGTGGCCAAAATCATTAAGGACGTTTTTCATAATCACGGAATTCACGCTACTACCATCCAGCCTGAATTTGCTAGTGTAGGCTCTAAATCAAGTGTGGTCCCATGTGAACTTGCCTGCAGAACTCAGTGTGCTTTGAAGCAATGTTGTGGGACCCGGCCACAAGCCCCTTCTGGaaaggatgcagaaaaggccCCGACAGTTAGCATTTCCTGTTTAGAACTTAGCGACAATCTAGAGAAGAAGCCCAAGAGGACTAAAGCTGAAAGCATCCCTGCTGTTGtgatagagattaaaaaaatgcCAAACAAACAACCTGAATCATCTTTGTGA